The genomic DNA TGTGCATTTGCATGTCCGTGATCCAAAGACAGCGAAAGGATCCATGGATTTGGAATTCTATCGCGAAATGGTGGGCCGGATTCGCGATAAGAATGAAGATATCATCCTCAACCTGACAACCGGGGAAGGCGGTCGTTTTGTGCCATCGCTGGATGACCCGAAGGTGGCAGCGCCGGGATCAACGCTCTGCGCCCCGGAAAAGCGCGTGGCTCATATTGAGGAATTGCGTCCAGAGATTTGTACATTGGATTTCAACACAATGTGGTCGGGTCAGGCGAGTGTCATCAATGCGCCTTGGAACCTGGAAAAAATGGCCGGACTTATTTATGGCGCGAACGTAAAACCAGAAATAGAAATCTTTGACAGCGGCGATCTGCATATGGCCAAGGATTTCCTTGCGCGTGGCATTATCAAAAAGCCCTTGATGGTTCAAATTGTCCTGGGAGTGCGTTTTGGAGCCGTCGCAAACTCACAGACCATGGTCTATCTCGTAAGCCAGTTGCCAACTGGAACACAGTGGGCAGCTTTTGGTATCGGCAAAACGGCATTTCCGATGCTTGCCCAGGCCTTCTTGCTCGGTGGCCATGTTCGGATCGGCATGGAAGATACAGCCTATATCCGCAAAGGCGAGCACTGCACGTCAAATGCGCAACTGGTCGAAAAGGGCATCTCCATCATAGACAGCCTCGGGGGAGCAATCGCCACTCCGAATGAAGCCCGTTCTATTCTTGGTATACCTGCAAGCCGAGTGGCCTAGGCTGGCCCCCCATATCCCAATTCGCGAGAGATTTGCAGCGCGACCGCCCTTGTCTCCGGAATATAGAAACTGTCAATTTTATCAAAATCAAAGCCGCTGTCAGGCCCCGAAATATTGACGCAGGCCACAACCTGCCCCGAGCTATCACGAACCTGAACAGCAACGCTCGATCCGCCAGGCTCTTGAAAACCCTGTGAAAATACGTATCCCTGATCACGCGCGGATTGTACGCGCTGGCGCAATTCCTCGTAGCTGGTTGGCGTTTGCTCCGTAAATCTGACCATATCAGTGGTGTCACAAAGCGCCTGCAATTCTTCATCAGTAGAGGAGCCCAGAAGGCACCACCCCACGGCTGTAGCATAGGCGTGTGTGCGCGTGCCGGTCACCATGTTGGATACATATCCTGTTCTCGCCTGATGACTGCCCAGGTAGAGAACGTCGTAGCCCTCCAGAACGCTCAAATGCGCGCTAACGCCTGTCTTGTCCCGCAACTCGGACAGATAAGAGCGGGCGATGCTCGTGATTGGCTGTTGATTGAGATAGGCAAAGCCAAGGTTGAGAACCCGCGCACCAAGTGTGTAGGTATTATTTTGATCACCGCCTTTGAGAAAGCCCATCTGGTTTAACGTATAGATGAGGCGGAACGTCGATGACCGGCTGAGGCTCATGGCCCGCCCGATATCACTGATCGACATGGGCTTGTCGGCAGCCCCCAATATCTCAAGCACTCGCAGCCCGCGATGAAGGCCTGGCACGAAGTACACTTTGTGATTGGAAGACTCAGCCATATGTCGCTTGATTGCCTG from Pararhizobium sp. IMCC3301 includes the following:
- a CDS encoding 3-keto-5-aminohexanoate cleavage protein; this encodes MTSKTILTCAVTGNLMTPELNPHLPVTPTQIAEQALDAAKAGASIVHLHVRDPKTAKGSMDLEFYREMVGRIRDKNEDIILNLTTGEGGRFVPSLDDPKVAAPGSTLCAPEKRVAHIEELRPEICTLDFNTMWSGQASVINAPWNLEKMAGLIYGANVKPEIEIFDSGDLHMAKDFLARGIIKKPLMVQIVLGVRFGAVANSQTMVYLVSQLPTGTQWAAFGIGKTAFPMLAQAFLLGGHVRIGMEDTAYIRKGEHCTSNAQLVEKGISIIDSLGGAIATPNEARSILGIPASRVA
- a CDS encoding IclR family transcriptional regulator, coding for MAESSNHKVYFVPGLHRGLRVLEILGAADKPMSISDIGRAMSLSRSSTFRLIYTLNQMGFLKGGDQNNTYTLGARVLNLGFAYLNQQPITSIARSYLSELRDKTGVSAHLSVLEGYDVLYLGSHQARTGYVSNMVTGTRTHAYATAVGWCLLGSSTDEELQALCDTTDMVRFTEQTPTSYEELRQRVQSARDQGYVFSQGFQEPGGSSVAVQVRDSSGQVVACVNISGPDSGFDFDKIDSFYIPETRAVALQISRELGYGGPA